In Montipora foliosa isolate CH-2021 chromosome 9, ASM3666993v2, whole genome shotgun sequence, the DNA window ATTCTCAGGatggctgccgagggcttcatggcgtatgctctgttacctctgtttccttgaggagtcctggcCCAGGTTGCTGGAaccatggttagcgctaaccagcattaaataccatggaaacatataggatttggtacctcttaaccaacggttagcgctaaccaggcttcaaaCAACCGGCCCCTGAACTCTAGAGTGAATCTGGATACGTTTCGGATACGTATGGAAGGGCAATTCAATTTGAATACActacgtgtggatggaaatatctttgaatccggaaagaaaaagtggcggattcaaaaatgtccagatacgtgtggacagggcCTAAAATAGCCTAATGTGGttacaaaaataaattcacTTGGATTACATGTAGTGGCAGAACATGGACAACTACTCGTATGAAATATATTACTAAGATTAAGACAGATGGAATGAAACTTCAGGAAATGATAAAAATTATATCTATCCAAAAAGCCACTCAACCCATGATAGGTATTGAGTTTTTATATTTGTGAACATAGATTGCTGTCTTGAAAAGACATTACATTAGAAGTTGGAATTATGTGTAGGCTTTCATCCTCCTCCTCCATTCCCCTCTTTCTCATCCCAGTACAAATTTATTAAAATACTGTTTAGTGCATACAAGCATGCATCACACTATTTGTAGGCACACGGATGAAACTATGAAATTTATACATTTAGAACAGTCTTAGTGGTAGAAAGTGCTTGCAAAGATCCTTGGGGAATTTTTAATGATTCTGTGTAAGGATCTTGGAAAAGATTCGAGTGAATATGTGTACCAAACTTTCAAGGATTTTGGCAAGAACTGCATAACATCCTTCAAATGCATGATCAGGCAGAATCCTTGAGAATTTCAAGGGCTTTTACGAGAAAATTTGTTGTCCTAGATCTTGGCAAGAACGTTGATAATCctcttatattattattttgctaGTCATGAGGCAGCTCTTGTTTGGTACAATGTGACTGGGTTACTATCCAAACTGAAAGCAAAGGACTAAACAACAGAAGCATTGACTTCagcttaaaaacaaaataatactgtaTTTATTGGCAAGCTCACTAGAGTTGCGTTAATATTGAATTTTTGAGGACCCTTTTTAagattaatttttaatcttaaaagATTTCTTTGCAATCTTTGAATTTGTGAAGAAAGTTGAAGGAACTTAAAGGGACACTCACACTATTTTTAGTAACACACTGAAAATCCAACAGACCCTGATCAGCTCATGGCATCTTTACCTGCTTTTTGGGATGAATGGCAAAGAGCGAGTTGTGTGCGAACTTGAAACATTGGGTgaacattttcaagtttttgtgTGGTAACTCATATGAAGTCAATAAAAGACTTTGGCGGACCCTTTTGATTTGGACTACTTGAATCATGTACAGCTGTAGGAAATGATGTAGAAGAGAATTGAAAGCCATAAAGGAGGCCCTGacagggaagggggggggggggtcccgtGTTGCTTgtatgaattttaaaatcactcgtgTTGAGGTTTAATCGGCTCATTCTTGGCCTTGACGTCACTGTcggaattttgctgggaaaggatgtcttttgtcggaatctcattttatgtgctgtcgctactttttgggcCGTGTCGCTTGTTGGAATTTACCCTGTCAGGGCCTCATAAAGGTGTTTAAAGATCAAATCTATCATATCGACCAGAAATCCATACAAACCCCATGGCAGTGTCCCTTTAATGAATATGAAGGTTCAAACATACTTGACCAGGGGCTGGGAGGGGGGGTATTCTCAGAAAAATTGGGTGGGGTTGTGCAAGCTGCCTCCTGAAACCCTTATCCTATTTCAGACAAAAACTTGCAATTTTTGTTGCCTATTTCAGatctgaccaaaaatttgatgtGGTTGGCGTAATAATTTGAGAAGGGCTTTTGTTGATGGTCATCATCTAATGAAGAAGTTGCGTCTTCTaaaaaacatacccaattcaaTACTTAAGTGGACAAACCCTACCctatttcagaagaaaatggtcaaaatcaagaccctatttcagaccaaaacagCTAAAAAACCATATGCTTCAGGCCAAACATACATAATAGCCCATATACGGCAAGGCtttaaaataattcaatctaCTTTTTTATTCCAAGATCTTCCAGATGAATTCATCTCAGTGATCATATGTGCTCAAGCATTTCACTGGTTTTCCGATGAAAAGTCAGTGAATGAAATATGTCGTGTTCTTAAACCTGGTGGGAAATTTGGCATGATCTGGAATCATAGAgacttttcattttcttgggTGAGAGCTTTGCAGGACATTGTTGACCCATTTGTGAAACAGAAGGACATGCCAGGTGATCCCAGAGAACTTCAATGGATGGAAATTTTAGACAAGTCTGGAAAATTTACTCCAGTGGAAAGAAACACTGAGTTTCGGACCTACTTGGAAGGTGACATTGATAAAATTGTGGCTGTAATCATGTGTATTAGTGCGATTTCACAGAGCAGTGAGGAGGAAAGAATATCCACTGAAGCCAAGGTTAGAGACATTCTCACAAATCACCCTGATTTACAAGGAACAAAAGTCTATAAGATGCCTTATATCACAGATATTTGTTGGTGTGCAAAGAAGTAACTAGCtgaaaaaaacacttaaatgggaaaatgtttgaaccaatgttaataattttttaaagagGCTATAAATTAATATATTATCTGAAAGCATTTCAGATTCAGGTGTCACACTACTAGGGCATCACAAGAAGGGGTCCTGTGGTGCCAGTGGACTCCCCCCTTCCTTTGTAACCTTTTTTTTAAGCAAGCAAActacaacctacaatattcaggtggcgaaaacgccacaaatCTGGTGAGTGCCTTCTGTTTGACACGATGTGaacccccctttgaaaaatcctggctacgcctgTGCactagaccattttacagtgcATGCATAGTTACctgcctatgaatgaaagtgaggcgggagttgaccttgttttgatctaaacctcactgcttttcttatgtaaattccaactAATTAGCACGAGAACAACATCGTTAACGTTAGAAGAATAACTGggaaaaggtctattggcaCATGACGATACACAAAATGAAATGCAGATGTTAGGTTTTTTCGTAAAGGAATTTTTTGTATATCAATTTGACAGCATCTAGTTACCTTTGtcccaacatttttttataCGACTCCCTTGTTGATCGAGCTTCATTGGCTCCTTGTTAGTC includes these proteins:
- the LOC137969777 gene encoding uncharacterized methyltransferase Mb3374-like codes for the protein MASVTDSNSGVREYSTDISLYEKGRPAYTKESVEFLLSCVGVLPFLGKEPTKLLEIAAGTGRFTRAMVEVLKLRKANVEIIASDRLLPMCEVLRRFLPETEIRQFPADNIDLPDEFISVIICAQAFHWFSDEKSVNEICRVLKPGGKFGMIWNHRDFSFSWVRALQDIVDPFVKQKDMPGDPRELQWMEILDKSGKFTPVERNTEFRTYLEGDIDKIVAVIMCISAISQSSEEERISTEAKVRDILTNHPDLQGTKVYKMPYITDICWCAKK